A segment of the Nilaparvata lugens isolate BPH chromosome X, ASM1435652v1, whole genome shotgun sequence genome:
ACTCAACATTAAAAATAGAGTTGAtactatttcaaataatttgtagATAAATAAGAAGTGGgcaatatttgtaaattatttaaaaattgagaaaattataaagaaagACGACTTCATTTCCAAATCTATTTGAAACTTCTGACAATACTGGATCTGACGACATCAAATaagaattttcaaaacaattttgtttccaatacaataaatcaaGTTGGTAccgtaataaaaaaatatggttGTAGTTTTCATTTACCTGCACTGACACTGTAGACTCAGGAGCAGACACAGTAACGAAGAGGAACGAAGACAAAAATGAAGAACACAGGAAACAGGAGAAACAACAGATAGAaactcaataattaaaacaaaccTATACACTACAACTAACTATCTCACTGGATTACTGGAGCGCACTGTGCGATATGTCATCCActttaaagctttaaagttTAAACCGTAGTGAAAAGTgaactaacaaacagaaattctCGAATGGAAGAACTCTTGTCTTGTCTcagaaattcaaaaccaaaccaTCATCCCCTCTCCACTTCGTACCTTGGAGTTGGCCGTTGGACACACTATAGCACGTatagtggagaaatatagtGGTGACTGGAAAATAGAAAGTAGAAAGTAGGTGCATGTGCGTTTGTGTATGTGTGggactgtatgtgtgtgtgagtgagagagagtgaaagtgtgagtgagtgagagagtgggtGTGAGAAAGTGTGTgttagagggagagagagtgagtgagtgaaggAGACTGTTAGAGGGCGAGTGTTGGATTCCTGTTTTCAGCCCAAAATGTCACTGACAAAAAGCTGTCTTCccttttgtttgaaaattgaatagggtAGTGCAAATTCCTGACCAtgaaacaaaacattttttgttgcatgTTCTATCCTTCAGCAGAAAACTGGAAACATGCTACATGGACTGCTATATAGATCGCTGATTGAGAAGCTctatcaaatataagaagcagttaatattttaattgaattaaagTTACGTTAAGTACAATGATCCAGTAGTCACCTTCCTTTTTGAAATGGCTTCCCcttttggcatccactggtttaatcgcgactttagtattttaaaagaacaaatattaactgaaccaatgaataggctcagaacccgtctcccttaacaatacaattattttgaaactgcccgatctgtgacagaataactgtattataaaacgaaactaaatctagcctttttcactggatcagccggacttaacttacagtcctaacgaacgagctctcTCCAAAAGTTAaaatttgggtattaatataaactcagtcaatgccaaacatgagagccatttcaagtacatatttttatctgtcgcacaagtggcacgtttgttattagaaaCAAAAGAGGAGCTACGttaaattttgacaacaaatgaaataaacaatctttctgtcgatgacaaagattgttcaaagacaaaaacactgtcaattgaattttttttatttgaaaactcTAAAATCAATATGAGatgaatatatgattcatatttatgtcccatatgaccaggtgacacatcaaccatcccgctgaaagactcgtccctgacgagtctgtagtcaagaggggaacaacaattaaaaaaaataattaaacaaaatgatATACTTCGGAAACAGACGTGTGcctgattgacttgataatgctactatacattgaaatcaaacaTTCACATAGAAAGGTAGGTTACTCAAACTAAATTACAAAGATGAAATCCAACAACCACATTGGAAAGTAGTCTACTCaaattgatttgaatgaatgaatgaatgaattgaatgaatttgaatgaatgaatgaatgaatttatctattgacaaaaaacaaattacaaatacaaaatTCTTATGCAGACTGAAGCAACAAAGTGcaaaaaacaatatatacaaaatttGACACAATACAacttttaatattatcaaataaaaatacttgtaaGCCTATCTTGGCCTAATAATAGCACCTTATTAACTTTTTTTGGCACTGCCGGCAGAAGTACAACTTGAGCGCCAGCAGTGAGTTCTATTTTGCAAGGAAAagcattttctattttcagcaTTTACAGCAATAGATTCAAtacaaaaaacaaaagaatagaaaaaaaataaatttgtaaatgaaTAGCTTAAAATGAAAGGATAAAATAAaagagataatttttatttatagacaaAAAAGAGTTTTGTAAGGCTTTAAATTTTAGACAATTTAATTTGAGTTTAaagatggaaagattaaataaataaagatgaataaataaagatgaATTCACTCATGACATAAAAAAAAGTTAACGTGAGATACTAGTCTTTTCGAAATCAATCTTAAAAaggcaaattgaataaataaatgaatgaactaaAGATGAGAATACATTTTTAGGACAATAAGCATTCAATCACAACAAAGAGATAAAAGCACTTGGCTTTTGATGCATCAAAAATAGAGCAACATATAATAGGACAAATATTACCAtcataatattagaaaatagaaaaaactatCCTAAAACGTAATAATTATCAACCTAATAGGAACATCTTCATTATCATCCAAGAGAACAACAGCTTATCATCAGcagagatgaaaataaatatttctcttgatcCACTCATCAATTTCTATATGAAGCTTTTTTGTAAGTTTGCTAGTTATAAAATGATTTGGGACTCTATTGGCATAAAATTCTACATAGAATGAGAATcgatgtttatttattgttaatctGTTAAATgatgtattgaataaattgtttaCTGAAGGGCGAATGTTATAGGGATTGGTATTTAGGGTTAATAATTctctatttctatttatgtgAATTATGATGTTTTTAACAAAAACCTGTCTCAGTGTATGAACTCCAAATTCTATGAAGAGACATTTACTAGGGTAAAGTCTAGGTTTCCCAAGGGCTGCcctgattatatgtttttgtaaaacgaaaattttattgaaatgggaGTCAAAAGTATCACCCCAAACCTCTATGCAATACTGAAACAAAGAATGAGCATAGGCATGATAGATGGTTCTTATTATGTTCacatcattcaataaatttattttgtagaaaACCGATATCAGATATTTCAATTTGGAAATCAAATACTCTAGATGAGAATTCCACTTCAAGTGGCAATCAACCAttactcctaaatattttatagaatttattttttctattttttgacacAAACAATTTGTCTCACCTATAGGGGTATTGATTCTGTGGTCGTGCATTCTAATACAGAGATCAGGAGGTGGCTCGCCGATCGAAGTTGGGGACAAAGCAATAAATTTAGTTTTAAGCAAGTTTAATGTAAGAGTGTGATTATCAAACCATGCCTTGGCCAGAGCTAAACCTTTATTTGCATTCTCATATGCCTCCATCCATGACTCACCTGTGAATATTAacgctgtgtcatcagcaaaagatatttttgttgtgtttggAATATTCAATTTGAGGAGATCATTTAAATAGATTAGGAACAATAAGGGAGATAAGACTGTACCTTGAGGTAGGCCATAGCTTTTCAGCTTGCGTGTATCTGTTCTATTGTTTAAGGTCATAATTTGCATTCTATCCTCCAggtaattcaaaattaattttttagccAGTCCACGTATTCCACAGCCATCAAGCTTATTTATCAAAGTTAAGTGAGGTatggtatcaaaagctttagcTAAATCTAGAAATATTGCAACTGTTTTGGATCCTTTATTGAAGTTCCTGTTAACTAAATCTGCTAACAACATAACAGCATCCTTAGTTGATTTCCCTGGCTGGAATCCGAACTGATTCGCTGCTATGATGTCCTGCTTATTCAAATAGTCcatcaatctcttttttaaaagtctttccattatttttgaCAGGTTACTTAATAAACTAATAGGCCTGTAATTCGCTGGATTTGATTTATCACCCGATTTATGTATTAGTATAATTCTAGCAATTTTAAAGCGTTTTGGAAAGTATCCATGACTGAAGCAactattcattataatttcCAAAGGTCTAACAATATAGGGAGCAATTTGTTCCAGAAAGTGGCCTGTAAATCCATCTAAACCTGGGGATGCATTGGTATTCAAAGTATTTATGATGTGGCCGATCTCAACAGAATTTGtaggatataaataaaaactatttaCAGGAGGATTGGATAAAGATGTTGGAACTTCTTGATTAAGTATGTTCTGTCGCAGGTTGGCTGCATATTTTTCTCCTACATTTACAAAAAACTCGTTGAAACTTCCAACATCAACGTTTGGTTCAGTATCAGACTTTCTCTTAATTTCTAGAATCTCTCTGATATTTTCCCAAGTTTGCTTTGTATTTCCCCTGcacaattgaaatttgttattaaaGTATTCTATTTTAGCATTCCTGATCAAGGTATTCAAGTTATTTCTATAGTTTCTATATTGCTCCTTTAGAGTTACATTAAAAGGTTGATTTTTAAGTTTACTGGCCATTCTATCACGCTTTCTCATCGCACATACCATGCTTGGTGTAATCCACTTTTTTAATGGTCTTTTCCTATGCGGAAGctcaattttttgtttgtatttattaaGATTATATTCTAATTTTTCGATGAAAACGTCAACCATTTCATCAATGTTATTTCCATCGATCATTTCTAAGAAATTCCAGTTTTCCTTATCTAAGTCATCCATTAGCCCTTCATAGTTAATTTTTGTTAgcgtatttttattttttggagGGTTGTGATGAGTGTTGGAACCGAGCTTTAAATGGAAAGAAATACAATAATGGTCAGTTATACCAGTTTTTATAATGGTTGCAAACGCATCGTTTTCCTCTACTGACttagatttgaaaaatatatgatcaatGCCACTTTTACTAATATTATGTGAACGCGTgttattttgtttataaatgATTTGTAACCGTTAAGTTGCAAGACACTAAGATATTCGTTACTTTGAAAgtcattattgataatatttatattcaagtcGCCTATTATCATGGTAGAATAATTATCAGACCTCTCTGTACGAAGATAAGCGTCGAGGCTGATAAGAAAAGCATTAACATCTAGAGACGGTGATCTGTAAAGTGCTAGTACTctatacaatttattatcaagttCAAACTTTATAGCTATCAAGTTAACAGATTCTATATTGACATCTATCCTATCAAACTTTATCTCATTACTTACAAACACACATAAACCATCACACTTTGTAAACACATTACTTTTATTAATAGGAGTATAaccatcaatattaaaattaaatctagCTGAATCATCTAGCCATGTCTCTGTTAAGACAATAATATGAAATCTAGTACTAATGTtgctaatataataaaggaattcATCGAAGTTCCTACCAATGCTTCGAATATTCATATGAAGTACATTAAAAAGTTTATTTGCCTGACTGTTATAAATGAATGGATTGAATGAAAAgaaatcatctatttcaattgtatttttaacGCTGCCATGTATAAGTGaatcatcaatatcatcaaaattattgttcattaaacAAAGAAGCAGAAAAAGATAAGATAAGGTAAGAAAGTGGAGAGAAAAGTAAGAATAGAATCGTTCAGAAGcagaaaaaagtattaaaaaagGAAATTTTCGAATTaagaaatcaaaaatcaatacaaCCAGCCTACTGcgcaaattttgaatattaatggaagtattgaaaatttttacTGAAAACTAATTTTATGTAATACTGTGCTAATATTCGTAAAAATACTGATAAACACCCATTTTACTGAAATACTATTAAGTCCTCATCGCTCATGATTCTTTTTGTGCGAGAACTTTCAGTTTTTTTCACGAAAACTTTACAGTCACGAACCCAGACATAGGCTAgttttttatcttttttaaGATTTTTCGCTTTGCCTAGTAGTCCTTTGTAGTAGGGAGAGAGGTGTTCATTTACATAGACATTTGAAGGAGGCAGCTTATCGCACACATCGGTTGTTTTGATGCCTTTCTTTTGACGCGCAGCGGTGATCCATTGCATCTTCTTCTGTCTGGAGCAGAATTTAGCCACTATGGAAGTGGATCCTTTTGCGGTTGGCATCCGATGGATAATGGATAGGTCGTCCTTTTTAAACTCCACATTCAACGATTTTGCGACGGCATCCATGACGGCCAGTAAATTCTCACCGTGGGTTTCGGGGATACCTACAATTTCAACATTGTCTTTCCTGGTATATTGCTGCAGGTCATGtatttctttctctagtctctgaacatgttttttattttccaaGTTTTCTTTCTCGAGGTTGTTAAAGTTGAGTTTCAAGCTATTGTGTTCTTGTGTGAGAGtgtctatttgtgtttttatagTGTCTGTTTTGGTGTTGATAGATTCTAGTTTTGTTTGTAGGTCGTCCAATTTCGAGGTGAAGAATGTTTTCAAATCGGTTATTTCTTTTCGTAAATTTTCTACTATATCAGAGGAAAATTGTTTCAAGTTAATGTCCGATGACTGACCTGGATTGTTTTTGTCCTGCTTACAACTATCACATTTCCACACGGCTCTTGCTTGAGtgttcattttttaaaacttttcaattgaCTCAAGTCTAGTACACTTTGGATGAAAACATTAGTACACTCGCTACACTCGGCTGAGATTTCTTTTTCTGTGAAATCTATTTCACACTTGAAGCACTGAGACATGATGAGATTTTCAAGTAAATAAAAGTTCGTCTTAGGAATTATCGCGCAGCGGCAAAGGTCACTGATTACGGAGCTGCCGAAACGACCGGTCGCATTGAAAGCTGAATAGATACTGTTTACGAACATTCAatccaaaattcaaattgaaactaTGCTGTACAATAACATTGATTAAATATAAAactaactttcaatattaaACACATTAATATACATTGCAACTAGTTTGGATATTTAATCTCATCTTGAAAATAAGACGTacataaattcaaattattgtgaaaagaaaatctcaattgacaaaatattcatgtGTGAATCAACATTGAACTACTTTAAAAGCTGCAATACTTTAAGTACATATGACTTATAACTATATAGTcaagaaagaaaacaataaaacagttaATCCATCAAGAAGCAATTATATAACTCTAAACTATCTATTATGTGTAACTTATTAGGTTGTGCTACCGTTACAGCAGATATTTTACACACATACAACCTGATGCCTAAATATGCACAGAATAAAGTTAAAACCCCTAACcagccaaataatatataaaagacAAAACTAGAGAAATTCATATCATCTCCCCAAGAATTGGGtagatctactttgtgaaatataTCTGATGATAATCTTGATATTACATCTGATATTATATCTGATGATATTACATCTTGAACCGGAAATTCTGGAacctttatatctatatcataTTTTAAAATCTCGCTAAAATTAACCAAATTATGATTGAAATGCGGctgaaaaacatcaattttcaacaaattaaaCTTAACCCAATGCACCTGAGGCTGTTTATCAACATTTGCGTCACACAGAAAAGTCTTTCTCACCATTATTCTCCCGCCGACCAAAATCTCGCAATGACAGGGTAAAACCACATACATTGCTCCCGGAATAGGTTGAAGATTATGAAACGAACCTCCCTCACAAGTGACTGTAGTGTTGGCCTGTATATTTGCGATGATATATTCTGAAAGCGAAAATTCGACGATCTCCAACTCCTGCTTAGCTGGACAACAGCTTAAACTGCAATATTGTTGGATGTACTTCAGCTCTGTCGCCACAAACAAGTAATGCATACATCTCGATGACATATGTCCTTCATGCACCTACCgcggaagatagcataagaaatcgTCCTGTGCCTGACAAGAAGAGAGATGATCTCCTGAGATGACCTGAATCTCACCGTCCTCCTGTCTCTGCGCCAAGACGAAATCCTGCTGCTGAATCTGACAAATCTGGCCGTCGAAGTACATAGGTGTCCTCACATACTTGTGCAATTGAAACTGTCCGCCGATGCTGACCAACGGTACTTTTGAGCTAAGCACCATGGAGTTCTCCTTCACCACACAAGTTGTAAGTGGAAGATCAAAATATTGCTGCAAATCCGATAGAGGTATAGCTAACTGGTGTCCTTTTGACTTATATCCTTCCTCCAATCTGAAGAGATCTGAACTGGGGTGTAATAAATTGGGGTGTACCAGTGAAAAGGGTAAAAGCTTTTTATCACAGTGTTCCTTCCTTTTTATCACAGTATCTATGAATTCCtgccgtgataaaatatttacatgtgagtagaggtgaaaaatgtaaattaataaCTGATTTATGAAAACAGTTTTCTCCTCCGAAACATTCTGTCATACGAATAATCTCATTCTGTCTACGAATAGTTTGTTAATTTGCTATACGCATCGTGAAACTGCTGAGAAAAATTTCCAGCAAACTGCCTCAAGTTGCGAGAAATCCGAATTAAATCTTTATGGTCGTCTGCAACCAACCCTTGGAATGCGTTGAGGTGATCAGCTACATGTTTTTCGTTGAATTCCAGCTTATGAAGTTCACCATCCGTCGCTACTGCACagcaaaaatgaagaaaatcgcTGACAGCATCGATCGCTCTGGTTCTTCGTGAAGCTTGAGTTCCCAAACgaattgaagagttgaaagcAGCATGACTGTTGCGAAGAATTCCGTTTGTAGAATTATACAAAACTTCTACCGCATCCGCTAAACTGCAATTCTCTTGTTGACAGTTAGGCCAGAACATCCTTTCCGCCTGCAATATGTTGAACTAAGCTGCCAGGAAATCTACGTCATATGTTAGTGGAACCGATGATTCATACGTGACGTAGCTCCTTGTAGAAAACTCCCGCGAAGACCCTTACTGCCTCAAGTCGCGCCGTGAAAGTCGTGAGAATGAGAAATGGCGCAAAATGTACTATAATTGACATTTATGCGTAACATAAcctcttacaaacaaaaaaaaaactctaAAGCAACTGCAAATGAAtcgtaataaaaaaatcaagagaaacgtttgacaataatattaacaaactcgacgtgaataacaaaatattacaattaacaACTGAACTGGCTGGTTAgcatatattattaatcagaAACCTAGAAATGATACAATTCATTAGAAGTGCATAGGCCTATATAGGCCGGCCTATATACTGAAACAATTCTGAAATCAGAacaatatatgattcatatggAAACAAAACCACAATCATACAATAAATCATCAGAATATAAGAAACTTATACTctagtatttttattgagaaagaatttcaagtcaaataaatttgaataaaatattcatccatcaaaaatataattgatttataacagCTTCATTATGAATTTCCATCAGTGAACGTTTAAAAGTAGCAATATGGCTTGTCACTCAATGAACGACCTTGCCCTGGATATGAATAACAAGATTaacaactacacaaaaatacGTGACAATTGCACTTTCTTTAACATAGGTCACATCAGTTCAAAcgcaaaaaatatcaaaacaatGAATTACATTACTGTAGTATATTACTTTTTCGTGGCACCatgatttatcgagaaaaaaaaagttatattatTCATTACCGTACAAGAATGCAATCAGAATATGTGATTATGTGAATGAAAGATGACCATTTGGTTATCATACAATGATAAACTATCCATCAACCATATTTCCTGTTCATTTTTCCTGGAATA
Coding sequences within it:
- the LOC120354688 gene encoding uncharacterized protein LOC120354688, translated to MNTQARAVWKCDSCKQDKNNPGQSSDINLKQFSSDIVENLRKEITDLKTFFTSKLDDLQTKLESINTKTDTIKTQIDTLTQEHNSLKLNFNNLEKENLENKKHVQRLEKEIHDLQQYTRKDNVEIVGIPETHGENLLAVMDAVAKSLNVEFKKDDLSIIHRMPTAKGSTSIVAKFCSRQKKMQWITAARQKKGIKTTDVCDKLPPSNVYVNEHLSPYYKGLLGKAKNLKKDKKLAYVWVRDCKVFVKKTESSRTKRIMSDEDLIVFQ